One genomic region from Oryzias melastigma strain HK-1 linkage group LG19, ASM292280v2, whole genome shotgun sequence encodes:
- the LOC112153923 gene encoding pleckstrin homology domain-containing family A member 4 (The sequence of the model RefSeq protein was modified relative to this genomic sequence to represent the inferred CDS: added 34 bases not found in genome assembly) codes for MDLKGDSRRAKLIRMDDQDRVSQASSVATISYFPVMTENDGKVQTFGKRCQAAKRDPNFPVIIRGWLNKKDSSGLKLWKRRWFVLSNYCLYYYKDSREESVLGSIPLPSYKILFCTPRECKNRKFTFKVVHQGMRSYFFSADTQEDMLGWVRALSQSATMESDAMINRYRCFFFCKTDIQ; via the exons ATGGACCTGAAAGGAGACAGCAGGAGAGCGAAACTAATAAG AATGGATGATCAGGACAGGGTGAGCCAAGCATCAAGTGTGGCCACAATTTCTTACTTTCCAGTCATGACg GAAAACGACGGAAAGGTTCAAACGTTTGGGAAGAGATGTCAGGCTGCCAAAAGAGACCCTAACTTTCCTGTGATCATTCGAGGATGGCTCAACAAAAAA GATAGTTCTGGTCTGAAGCTTTGGAAAAGAAGATGGTTCGTGCTCTCAAACTACTGTCTTTATTACTATAAAG ATAGCCGAGAAGAATCAGTGTTGGGCAGCATCCCTCTGCCGAGCTACAAAATCCTCTTCTGCACACCAAGAGAatgcaaaaacaggaagttcacaTTCAAG GTGGTCCATCAGGGCATGCGCTCCTACTTCTTCAGTGCCGACACTCAAGAGGACATGTTGGGTTGGGTTCGAGCCCTCAGTCAATCTGCCACAATGGAGTCGGACGCCATGATAAACAGgtacag